Proteins found in one Ptychodera flava strain L36383 chromosome 16, AS_Pfla_20210202, whole genome shotgun sequence genomic segment:
- the LOC139113967 gene encoding ATP-binding cassette sub-family F member 1-like: MLKQKRKEQQKDYDKQEKRLKEMKAHGKSSKQAEKKAKEALTRKQEKGQKKGAMEPEDNEPVELLKKPKEYVVKFTFPDPPPLNPPILGLHSSVKFGYPGQPLLFKSVDFGIDLSSRIAIVGPNGVGKTTFLKLLMGEIEPIEGEMRKNHRLRVGMYSQHSADQLDLEESPVEYLQRLFNLNYQDARKTLGRFGLVSYAHTIRIKDLSGGQKSRVAFADLSCREPDVLIMDEPTNNLDIESIDALADAMNAYQGGVIIVSHDARLILETECQLWVVEDQTINEIDGDFDDYKREVLESLGEEVMQGNKP, from the exons ATGTTGAAGCAAAAAAGGAAAGAACAACAGAAAGATTATGACAAACAG GAAAAGAGACTCAAAGAAATGAAGGCACATGGAAAATCATCTAAACAAGCA GAAAAGAAAGCTAAGGAAGCCCTAACAAGGAAACAGGAAAAGGGCCAGAAAAAGGGAGCCATGGAACCGGAAGATAATGAGCCAGTTGAACTTCTCAAGAAACCCAAGGAATATGTAGTGAAATTCACATTCCCTGATCCTCCGCCGTTGAATCCTCCCATCCTAGGTTTACACT CTAGTGTCAAATTTGGATACCCTGGCCAACCGCTGCTATTTAAAAGTGTTGACTTTGGTATAGACTTGTCCTCTAGAA TTGCAATTGTTGGACCGAATGGCGTCGGCAAAACCACGTTTCTAAAACTTCTGATGGGAGAAATTGAACCA attGAGGGAGAAATGAGGAAAAACCACAGGTTGAGAGTTGgcatgtacagtcagcattcgGCAGATCAGCTTGATCTGGAAGAATCTCCAGTGGAATATTTACAG AGGTTATTTAATTTGAATTACCAAGATGCCAGGAAGACTCTGGGTAGGTTTGGATTGGTCAGCTACGCCCACACTATCAGGATTAAGGATCTGTCCGGTGGTCAGAAGTCCAGAGTTGCTTTTGCTGATCTGTCCTGTAGAGAACCAGACGTTTTGATAATG GATGAACCTACCAACAATTTGGACATAGAGTCTATCGATGCGCTGGCAGATGCTATGAATGCTTATCAAGGAG GTGTCATTATCGTCAGTCATGACGCCCGTCTGATTCTGGAAACTGAGTGTCAGCTGTGGGTCGTGGAAGATCAGACCATTAATGAAATTGACGGAGACTTTGATGATTACAAACGGGAAGTGTTGGAGTCGCTCGGAGAGGAAGTCATGCAAGGAAACAAACCCTAA